Proteins from a genomic interval of Falco rusticolus isolate bFalRus1 chromosome 7, bFalRus1.pri, whole genome shotgun sequence:
- the PRC1 gene encoding protein regulator of cytokinesis 1 isoform X1, translated as MRKSEVLAAEAVSCLNRAMAALRAIWEEIGIPEEQRLERTDVVKKHIKDLLDMMVAEEENLKERLLKSIAMCRRELDALCKELQLEPIQVEEGSTILQMEKNLRTHVEVLLKQKRDRKQELKTLQEQDRDLCDILCTSLFCINSDAVPSLEDLDRYRRHLASLTAVKEQRQEEFVSRKRQIILLMEELDHTPDTSFERDVVTEDEEAFCLSEDNIAALQNLLQQLEAQRSLNEAVCTELRSRIVALWERLQVPLEERESSAVHVAGSRAKTRKALQLEVDHLEELKLQNIRSVIQGIRAELADYWDKCFYSQEQREVFSPYYDEDYTETLLDLHEAEVEKMKSYYETHKDLFEAVQKWDENWKLFLELEKKASDPSRFTNRGGNLLKEEKQRAKLQKTLSKLQEELESRVQAWEQEHEGTFLVKGQRFLEYVMEQWQLYHLEKEKEKQERHLKKSRQIETEMMYGSTPRTPVKRQVLGPHTPGKVRKLNSTFHSRATPNSTIRLAFGGAVYHSPTSRLPPSGGKTGQARTPSRMLVKPSRPGRREQNKENMSHLNGTTLSGGCTPTAPAQRNQSVNSVASSYSEFARELSKASKCDSSSRVLNSTTAFS; from the exons ATGAGGAAGAG TGAGGTGCTGGCGGCCGAGGCCGTGTCGTGCCTGAACCGGGCTATGGCGGCTCTGCGGGCTATCTGGGAGGAGATCGGCATCCCCGAGGAGCAGCGCCTGGAGCGTACCGATGTCGTTAAGAAGCACATCAAG GACCTCCTAGACATGATggtggcagaggaggagaacCTGAAGGAGCGGCTCTTGAAGAGCATCGCCATGTGTCGGAGGGAGCTTGACGCCCTCTGCAAGGAGCTCCAGCTGGAGCCCATCCAG GTGGAGGAAGGAAGTACCATTCTGCAGATGGAAAAGAATTTGCGCACCCATGTGGAAGTGTTGTTAAAGCAGAAAAGGGACAGGAAGCAGGAGCTGAAAACCTTGCAAGAACAAGATCGAGATTTGTGTGACATTCTCTGCACATCCCTGTTCTGCATTAACAGTGATGCTGTGCCCAGCCTGGAGGACCTGGATCGTTACAGGCGCCACTTGGCCTCCCTGACCGCTGTGAAG GAGCAAAGGCAGGAAGAGTTTGTCAGCAGGAAGCGGCAAATCATCCTCCTGATGGAGGAGCTGGACCACACTCCAGACACAAGCTTTGAGCGGGATGTGGTGACCGAGGACGAGGAAGCCTTCTGTTTGTCTGAGGACAACATTGCTGCCCTCCAgaatctgctgcagcag CTGGAAGCCCAGCGATCCCTGAATGAAGCTGTGTGCACAGAGCTGCGCTCCAGAATTGTTGCACTCTGGGAAAGGCTGCAGGTTCCTCTGGAGGAGAGAGAGTCTTCTGCGGTGCACGTGGCTGGATCCAGAGCCAAAACTAGGAAAGCT TTGCAGTTGGAAGTGGACCATCTGGAGGAGCTGAAGCTGCAGAACATTAGATCTGTGATTCAAGGAATTCGGGCAGAGCTGGCTGACTACTGGGACAAGTGCTTCTACAgtcaggagcagagggaagtCTTCAGCCCCTATTACGACG AGGACTATACAGAGACCCTGCTTGATCTCCACGAAGCTGAGGTGGAGAAGATGAAGAGCTACTATGAAACACACAAAGATCTGTTTGAGGCTGTCCAGAAATGGGACGAGAACTGGAAGCTGTTCCTGGAACTGGAG AAGAAAGCATCTGACCCCAGTCGCTTCACCAACCGTGGGGGGAATCTGctgaaagaagagaagcagcGAGCGAAGCTGCAGAAGACACTTTCCAAG ttgcaggaggagctggagagcagGGTCCAggcctgggagcaggagcatGAGGGGACTTTCCTGGTGAAGGGGCAGCGGTTCTTGGAGTATGTGATGGAGCAGTGGCAGCTGTACCAcctggagaaagagaaggagaaacaggAGAGG CACCTGAAGAAAAGCCGCCAGATTGAGACCGAGATGATGTATGGCAGCACCCCACGAACACCTGTCAAGCGGCAAGTGCTTGGCCCCCACACGCCTGGCAAAGTAAGGAAG CTCAACAGCACCTTCCACTCCAGGGCCACACCCAACAGTACCATCCGTTTAGCTTTTGGAGGAGCCGTCTACCACTCGCCAACATCACGGTTGCCACCTTCTGGAGGGAAG ACTGGCCAGGCTCGGACCCCCAGCCGCATGCTTGTGAAGCCTTCCCGTCCTGGACGCAGGGAGCAGAACAAGGAGAACATGTCCCACCTGAATGGAACCACCCTCAGCGGTGGGTGCACCCctacagcccctgcccagcGTAACCAGAGCGTTAATTCTGTTGCCAGCAGCTATTCTGAATTTGCG CGCGAACTTTCAAAGGCTTCAAAGTGTGACAGCAGCTCCCGCGTTCTGAACTCCACCACTGCCTTCTCCTGA
- the PRC1 gene encoding protein regulator of cytokinesis 1 isoform X2, producing the protein MRKSEVLAAEAVSCLNRAMAALRAIWEEIGIPEEQRLERTDVVKKHIKDLLDMMVAEEENLKERLLKSIAMCRRELDALCKELQLEPIQVEEGSTILQMEKNLRTHVEVLLKQKRDRKQELKTLQEQDRDLCDILCTSLFCINSDAVPSLEDLDRYRRHLASLTAVKEQRQEEFVSRKRQIILLMEELDHTPDTSFERDVVTEDEEAFCLSEDNIAALQNLLQQLEAQRSLNEAVCTELRSRIVALWERLQVPLEERESSAVHVAGSRAKTRKALQLEVDHLEELKLQNIRSVIQGIRAELADYWDKCFYSQEQREVFSPYYDEDYTETLLDLHEAEVEKMKSYYETHKDLFEAVQKWDENWKLFLELEKKASDPSRFTNRGGNLLKEEKQRAKLQKTLSKLQEELESRVQAWEQEHEGTFLVKGQRFLEYVMEQWQLYHLEKEKEKQERHLKKSRQIETEMMYGSTPRTPVKRQVLGPHTPGKLNSTFHSRATPNSTIRLAFGGAVYHSPTSRLPPSGGKTGQARTPSRMLVKPSRPGRREQNKENMSHLNGTTLSGGCTPTAPAQRNQSVNSVASSYSEFARELSKASKCDSSSRVLNSTTAFS; encoded by the exons ATGAGGAAGAG TGAGGTGCTGGCGGCCGAGGCCGTGTCGTGCCTGAACCGGGCTATGGCGGCTCTGCGGGCTATCTGGGAGGAGATCGGCATCCCCGAGGAGCAGCGCCTGGAGCGTACCGATGTCGTTAAGAAGCACATCAAG GACCTCCTAGACATGATggtggcagaggaggagaacCTGAAGGAGCGGCTCTTGAAGAGCATCGCCATGTGTCGGAGGGAGCTTGACGCCCTCTGCAAGGAGCTCCAGCTGGAGCCCATCCAG GTGGAGGAAGGAAGTACCATTCTGCAGATGGAAAAGAATTTGCGCACCCATGTGGAAGTGTTGTTAAAGCAGAAAAGGGACAGGAAGCAGGAGCTGAAAACCTTGCAAGAACAAGATCGAGATTTGTGTGACATTCTCTGCACATCCCTGTTCTGCATTAACAGTGATGCTGTGCCCAGCCTGGAGGACCTGGATCGTTACAGGCGCCACTTGGCCTCCCTGACCGCTGTGAAG GAGCAAAGGCAGGAAGAGTTTGTCAGCAGGAAGCGGCAAATCATCCTCCTGATGGAGGAGCTGGACCACACTCCAGACACAAGCTTTGAGCGGGATGTGGTGACCGAGGACGAGGAAGCCTTCTGTTTGTCTGAGGACAACATTGCTGCCCTCCAgaatctgctgcagcag CTGGAAGCCCAGCGATCCCTGAATGAAGCTGTGTGCACAGAGCTGCGCTCCAGAATTGTTGCACTCTGGGAAAGGCTGCAGGTTCCTCTGGAGGAGAGAGAGTCTTCTGCGGTGCACGTGGCTGGATCCAGAGCCAAAACTAGGAAAGCT TTGCAGTTGGAAGTGGACCATCTGGAGGAGCTGAAGCTGCAGAACATTAGATCTGTGATTCAAGGAATTCGGGCAGAGCTGGCTGACTACTGGGACAAGTGCTTCTACAgtcaggagcagagggaagtCTTCAGCCCCTATTACGACG AGGACTATACAGAGACCCTGCTTGATCTCCACGAAGCTGAGGTGGAGAAGATGAAGAGCTACTATGAAACACACAAAGATCTGTTTGAGGCTGTCCAGAAATGGGACGAGAACTGGAAGCTGTTCCTGGAACTGGAG AAGAAAGCATCTGACCCCAGTCGCTTCACCAACCGTGGGGGGAATCTGctgaaagaagagaagcagcGAGCGAAGCTGCAGAAGACACTTTCCAAG ttgcaggaggagctggagagcagGGTCCAggcctgggagcaggagcatGAGGGGACTTTCCTGGTGAAGGGGCAGCGGTTCTTGGAGTATGTGATGGAGCAGTGGCAGCTGTACCAcctggagaaagagaaggagaaacaggAGAGG CACCTGAAGAAAAGCCGCCAGATTGAGACCGAGATGATGTATGGCAGCACCCCACGAACACCTGTCAAGCGGCAAGTGCTTGGCCCCCACACGCCTGGCAAA CTCAACAGCACCTTCCACTCCAGGGCCACACCCAACAGTACCATCCGTTTAGCTTTTGGAGGAGCCGTCTACCACTCGCCAACATCACGGTTGCCACCTTCTGGAGGGAAG ACTGGCCAGGCTCGGACCCCCAGCCGCATGCTTGTGAAGCCTTCCCGTCCTGGACGCAGGGAGCAGAACAAGGAGAACATGTCCCACCTGAATGGAACCACCCTCAGCGGTGGGTGCACCCctacagcccctgcccagcGTAACCAGAGCGTTAATTCTGTTGCCAGCAGCTATTCTGAATTTGCG CGCGAACTTTCAAAGGCTTCAAAGTGTGACAGCAGCTCCCGCGTTCTGAACTCCACCACTGCCTTCTCCTGA
- the PRC1 gene encoding protein regulator of cytokinesis 1 isoform X3: MRKSEVLAAEAVSCLNRAMAALRAIWEEIGIPEEQRLERTDVVKKHIKDLLDMMVAEEENLKERLLKSIAMCRRELDALCKELQLEPIQVEEGSTILQMEKNLRTHVEVLLKQKRDRKQELKTLQEQDRDLCDILCTSLFCINSDAVPSLEDLDRYRRHLASLTAVKEQRQEEFVSRKRQIILLMEELDHTPDTSFERDVVTEDEEAFCLSEDNIAALQNLLQQLEAQRSLNEAVCTELRSRIVALWERLQVPLEERESSAVHVAGSRAKTRKALQLEVDHLEELKLQNIRSVIQGIRAELADYWDKCFYSQEQREVFSPYYDEDYTETLLDLHEAEVEKMKSYYETHKDLFEAVQKWDENWKLFLELEKKASDPSRFTNRGGNLLKEEKQRAKLQKTLSKLQEELESRVQAWEQEHEGTFLVKGQRFLEYVMEQWQLYHLEKEKEKQERHLKKSRQIETEMMYGSTPRTPVKRQVLGPHTPGKVRKLNSTFHSRATPNSTIRLAFGGAVYHSPTSRLPPSGGKTGQARTPSRMLVKPSRPGRREQNKENMSHLNGTTLSARTFKGFKV; this comes from the exons ATGAGGAAGAG TGAGGTGCTGGCGGCCGAGGCCGTGTCGTGCCTGAACCGGGCTATGGCGGCTCTGCGGGCTATCTGGGAGGAGATCGGCATCCCCGAGGAGCAGCGCCTGGAGCGTACCGATGTCGTTAAGAAGCACATCAAG GACCTCCTAGACATGATggtggcagaggaggagaacCTGAAGGAGCGGCTCTTGAAGAGCATCGCCATGTGTCGGAGGGAGCTTGACGCCCTCTGCAAGGAGCTCCAGCTGGAGCCCATCCAG GTGGAGGAAGGAAGTACCATTCTGCAGATGGAAAAGAATTTGCGCACCCATGTGGAAGTGTTGTTAAAGCAGAAAAGGGACAGGAAGCAGGAGCTGAAAACCTTGCAAGAACAAGATCGAGATTTGTGTGACATTCTCTGCACATCCCTGTTCTGCATTAACAGTGATGCTGTGCCCAGCCTGGAGGACCTGGATCGTTACAGGCGCCACTTGGCCTCCCTGACCGCTGTGAAG GAGCAAAGGCAGGAAGAGTTTGTCAGCAGGAAGCGGCAAATCATCCTCCTGATGGAGGAGCTGGACCACACTCCAGACACAAGCTTTGAGCGGGATGTGGTGACCGAGGACGAGGAAGCCTTCTGTTTGTCTGAGGACAACATTGCTGCCCTCCAgaatctgctgcagcag CTGGAAGCCCAGCGATCCCTGAATGAAGCTGTGTGCACAGAGCTGCGCTCCAGAATTGTTGCACTCTGGGAAAGGCTGCAGGTTCCTCTGGAGGAGAGAGAGTCTTCTGCGGTGCACGTGGCTGGATCCAGAGCCAAAACTAGGAAAGCT TTGCAGTTGGAAGTGGACCATCTGGAGGAGCTGAAGCTGCAGAACATTAGATCTGTGATTCAAGGAATTCGGGCAGAGCTGGCTGACTACTGGGACAAGTGCTTCTACAgtcaggagcagagggaagtCTTCAGCCCCTATTACGACG AGGACTATACAGAGACCCTGCTTGATCTCCACGAAGCTGAGGTGGAGAAGATGAAGAGCTACTATGAAACACACAAAGATCTGTTTGAGGCTGTCCAGAAATGGGACGAGAACTGGAAGCTGTTCCTGGAACTGGAG AAGAAAGCATCTGACCCCAGTCGCTTCACCAACCGTGGGGGGAATCTGctgaaagaagagaagcagcGAGCGAAGCTGCAGAAGACACTTTCCAAG ttgcaggaggagctggagagcagGGTCCAggcctgggagcaggagcatGAGGGGACTTTCCTGGTGAAGGGGCAGCGGTTCTTGGAGTATGTGATGGAGCAGTGGCAGCTGTACCAcctggagaaagagaaggagaaacaggAGAGG CACCTGAAGAAAAGCCGCCAGATTGAGACCGAGATGATGTATGGCAGCACCCCACGAACACCTGTCAAGCGGCAAGTGCTTGGCCCCCACACGCCTGGCAAAGTAAGGAAG CTCAACAGCACCTTCCACTCCAGGGCCACACCCAACAGTACCATCCGTTTAGCTTTTGGAGGAGCCGTCTACCACTCGCCAACATCACGGTTGCCACCTTCTGGAGGGAAG ACTGGCCAGGCTCGGACCCCCAGCCGCATGCTTGTGAAGCCTTCCCGTCCTGGACGCAGGGAGCAGAACAAGGAGAACATGTCCCACCTGAATGGAACCACCCTCAGCG CGCGAACTTTCAAAGGCTTCAAAGTGTGA
- the VPS33B gene encoding vacuolar protein sorting-associated protein 33B isoform X2, translating to MAFAGRRDVPEPPDFGILKRLARDQLIYLLEQLPGKKDLFIEADLMSPLDRIANVSILKQHEVDKLYKVDSRPALSTSDQFCFLVRPRIKTMRYIADIVNADKMSGRSRKYKIIFSPQKFYACEMVLEEEGVFGDVTCDEWSFYLLPLDEDIISMELPEFFRDYFLEGDHRWINSIARALQLLNSLYGPFSKAYGIGRCAKMSYELWRDLEEESEGDGQGRRPEIGNIFLMDRDTDYVTALCSQVVYEGLVDDTFRIKCGSVDFGPDVTSSDKSIKVLLNAQDKVFSQIRNEHFSSVFGFLSQKSRNLQAQYDRRRGMDIKQMKNFVSQELKGLKQEHRLLSLHIGACESIMKKKTKQDFQEMIKAEHSLLEGFDIRESTSFIEEHIDRQVSPIESLRLMCLLSITENGLVPKDYRSLKTQYLQSYGPEHLLTFHNLKRIGLLTEQSAGETLTAVESRVSKLVTDRAAGKITDAFNSLARRSNFRAISKKLGLIPRVDGEYDLKMPRDMAYVFSGAYIPLSCKIIEQVLERRGWLGLEEVVRLLNGNEFSVSDSSVEDNLAWESQRIVLAVFLGGCTFSEIAALRFLGKERGCKFIFLTTAITSSARMMEAMIEAKA from the exons ATGGCCTTCGCCGGCCGCCGCGACGTGCCCGAGCCGCCCGACTTCGGTATCCTGAAGCGGCTGGCGCGGGACCAGCTCATCTacctgctggagcag CTCCCCGGGAAGAAGGACCTGTTCATCGAGGCCGACCTGATGAGCCCTCTGGACCGCATCGCCAACGTCTCCATCCTAAAG cagcacgaGGTGGACAAGCTGTACAAGGTGGACAGCCGGCCGGCCCTCAGCACCAGCGACCA GTTCTGTTTCCTTGTCCGGCCGCGGATCAAGACGATGAGGTACATTGCCG ATATTGTCAATGCCGACAAGATGTCGGGGAGGAGCAGGAAGTACAAGATTATCTTCAGCCCCCAAAAG TTTTATGCTTGTGAGATGGtgctggaggaagagggagTCTTTGGTG ATGTCACCTGTGATGAATGGTCCTTCTACCTGCTCCCCCTGGACGAAGACATCATCAGCATGGAGCTGCCTGAGTTCTTTCGCGACTACTTCTTG GAGGGAGATCACCGCTGGATCAACTCCATCGCTCGAGCCCTGCAGTTACTGAACTCCCTGTATGGGCCTTTCAGCAAGGCCTATGGAATTGGCCGGTGTGCCAAG ATGAGCTACGAGCTGTGGCGGGACCTGGAGGAGGAGAGTGAGGGCGatggccagggcaggaggcCTGAGATTGGCAACATCTTCCTCATGGACAGAG ACACGGACTACGTGACAGCGCTGTGCTCCCAGGTGGTGTACGAGGGGCTGGTGGACGACACCTTCCGCATCAAGTGTG GGAGTGTGGATTTTGGGCCAGACGTCACCTCTTCTGACAAGAGCATTAAGGTTCTGCTCAATGCCCAGGACAAA GTCTTCAGCCAGATTCGGAATGAGCACTTCTCCAGCGTGTTCGGCTTCCTTAGCCAGAAGTCGCGCAACCTGCAGGCACAGTATGAC CGGCGCCGCGGCATGGACATCAAGCAGATGAAGAACTTTGTCTCCCAGGAACTGAAGGGATTAAAGCAAGAGCATCGCTTGCTGAGCCTGC ATATTGGTGCTTGCGAGTCcatcatgaaaaagaaaaccaagcaggACTTCCAGGAGATGATCAAGGCTGAACATT ctctgctcgAGGGCTTCGACATCCGTGAGAGCACCAGCTTCATAGAGGAGCACATTGACCGGCAG GTGTCCCCCATCGAGAGCCTGCGCCTGATGTGCCTCCTGTCCATCACAGAGAACG GTCTTGTCCCCAAAGACTACCGCTCGCTGAAAACCCAGTACCTGCAG AGCTATGGGCCTGAGCACTTGCTGACCTTTCACAACCTCAAGCGCATCGGGCTGCTGACCGAGCAGTCAGCTGGAGAGACCCTGACTGCTGTGGAAAGCAGAGTCAGCAAGCTGGTGACGGACCGCGCTGCCG GAAAGATCACAGATGCGTTTAATTCTTTGGCCAGGAGGAGCAATTTTCGAGCCATAAGCAAGAAGCTGGGGTTG ATTCCCCGGGTGGACGGAGAATATGACCTGAAGATGCCTCGGGACATGGCTTACGTTTTCAGCGGGGCCTACATCCCCCTGAGCTGCAAGATCATCGAGCAG GTGCTGGAGCgccggggctggctgggcctggAGGAGGTCGTGCGGCTGCTCAACGGCAACGAGTTCTCGGTCTCAG ACAGCAGCGTGGAGGACAATCTGGCCTGGGAGTCCCAGCGCATTGTCCTCGCTGTCttcctggggggctgcaccTTCTCTGAGATCGCTGCGCTCCGGttcctggggaaggagagag GGTGCAAGTTCATCTTCCTGACCACGGCCATCACCAGCAGCGCCCGGATGATGGAGGCCATGATCGAGGCCAAGGCGTGA
- the VPS33B gene encoding vacuolar protein sorting-associated protein 33B isoform X1, with protein MAFAGRRDVPEPPDFGILKRLARDQLIYLLEQLPGKKDLFIEADLMSPLDRIANVSILKQHEVDKLYKVDSRPALSTSDQFCFLVRPRIKTMRYIADIVNADKMSGRSRKYKIIFSPQKFYACEMVLEEEGVFGDVTCDEWSFYLLPLDEDIISMELPEFFRDYFLEGDHRWINSIARALQLLNSLYGPFSKAYGIGRCAKMSYELWRDLEEESEGDGQGRRPEIGNIFLMDRDTDYVTALCSQVVYEGLVDDTFRIKCGSVDFGPDVTSSDKSIKVLLNAQDKVFSQIRNEHFSSVFGFLSQKSRNLQAQYDRRRGMDIKQMKNFVSQELKGLKQEHRLLSLHIGACESIMKKKTKQDFQEMIKAEHSLLEGFDIRESTSFIEEHIDRQVSPIESLRLMCLLSITENGLVPKDYRSLKTQYLQSYGPEHLLTFHNLKRIGLLTEQSAGETLTAVESRVSKLVTDRAAGKITDAFNSLARRSNFRAISKKLGLIPRVDGEYDLKMPRDMAYVFSGAYIPLSCKIIEQVLERRGWLGLEEVVRLLNGNEFSVSGNARLNGNEFSVSDSSVEDNLAWESQRIVLAVFLGGCTFSEIAALRFLGKERGCKFIFLTTAITSSARMMEAMIEAKA; from the exons ATGGCCTTCGCCGGCCGCCGCGACGTGCCCGAGCCGCCCGACTTCGGTATCCTGAAGCGGCTGGCGCGGGACCAGCTCATCTacctgctggagcag CTCCCCGGGAAGAAGGACCTGTTCATCGAGGCCGACCTGATGAGCCCTCTGGACCGCATCGCCAACGTCTCCATCCTAAAG cagcacgaGGTGGACAAGCTGTACAAGGTGGACAGCCGGCCGGCCCTCAGCACCAGCGACCA GTTCTGTTTCCTTGTCCGGCCGCGGATCAAGACGATGAGGTACATTGCCG ATATTGTCAATGCCGACAAGATGTCGGGGAGGAGCAGGAAGTACAAGATTATCTTCAGCCCCCAAAAG TTTTATGCTTGTGAGATGGtgctggaggaagagggagTCTTTGGTG ATGTCACCTGTGATGAATGGTCCTTCTACCTGCTCCCCCTGGACGAAGACATCATCAGCATGGAGCTGCCTGAGTTCTTTCGCGACTACTTCTTG GAGGGAGATCACCGCTGGATCAACTCCATCGCTCGAGCCCTGCAGTTACTGAACTCCCTGTATGGGCCTTTCAGCAAGGCCTATGGAATTGGCCGGTGTGCCAAG ATGAGCTACGAGCTGTGGCGGGACCTGGAGGAGGAGAGTGAGGGCGatggccagggcaggaggcCTGAGATTGGCAACATCTTCCTCATGGACAGAG ACACGGACTACGTGACAGCGCTGTGCTCCCAGGTGGTGTACGAGGGGCTGGTGGACGACACCTTCCGCATCAAGTGTG GGAGTGTGGATTTTGGGCCAGACGTCACCTCTTCTGACAAGAGCATTAAGGTTCTGCTCAATGCCCAGGACAAA GTCTTCAGCCAGATTCGGAATGAGCACTTCTCCAGCGTGTTCGGCTTCCTTAGCCAGAAGTCGCGCAACCTGCAGGCACAGTATGAC CGGCGCCGCGGCATGGACATCAAGCAGATGAAGAACTTTGTCTCCCAGGAACTGAAGGGATTAAAGCAAGAGCATCGCTTGCTGAGCCTGC ATATTGGTGCTTGCGAGTCcatcatgaaaaagaaaaccaagcaggACTTCCAGGAGATGATCAAGGCTGAACATT ctctgctcgAGGGCTTCGACATCCGTGAGAGCACCAGCTTCATAGAGGAGCACATTGACCGGCAG GTGTCCCCCATCGAGAGCCTGCGCCTGATGTGCCTCCTGTCCATCACAGAGAACG GTCTTGTCCCCAAAGACTACCGCTCGCTGAAAACCCAGTACCTGCAG AGCTATGGGCCTGAGCACTTGCTGACCTTTCACAACCTCAAGCGCATCGGGCTGCTGACCGAGCAGTCAGCTGGAGAGACCCTGACTGCTGTGGAAAGCAGAGTCAGCAAGCTGGTGACGGACCGCGCTGCCG GAAAGATCACAGATGCGTTTAATTCTTTGGCCAGGAGGAGCAATTTTCGAGCCATAAGCAAGAAGCTGGGGTTG ATTCCCCGGGTGGACGGAGAATATGACCTGAAGATGCCTCGGGACATGGCTTACGTTTTCAGCGGGGCCTACATCCCCCTGAGCTGCAAGATCATCGAGCAG GTGCTGGAGCgccggggctggctgggcctggAGGAGGTCGTGCGGCTGCTCAACGGCAACGAGTTCTCGGTCTCAGGTAATGCCAGGCTCAATGGCAACGAGTTCTCGGTCTCAG ACAGCAGCGTGGAGGACAATCTGGCCTGGGAGTCCCAGCGCATTGTCCTCGCTGTCttcctggggggctgcaccTTCTCTGAGATCGCTGCGCTCCGGttcctggggaaggagagag GGTGCAAGTTCATCTTCCTGACCACGGCCATCACCAGCAGCGCCCGGATGATGGAGGCCATGATCGAGGCCAAGGCGTGA
- the HDDC3 gene encoding guanosine-3',5'-bis(diphosphate) 3'-pyrophosphohydrolase MESH1 codes for MGSEAARLLAAADFAARKHKAQRRKDPEGTPYINHPIGVARILAHEAGVTDLVVLQAALLHDTVEDTDTTFSEIEEQFGEEVRRVVEEVTDDKTLPKMERKRLQVEHAPGSSPQAKLVKLADKLYNLRDLNRCTPEGWSSERVQEYFRWAARVVAGLRGTSPPLEMALQRLFEERGLAL; via the exons ATGGGCTCGGAGGCGGCACGGCTGCTGGCGGCGGCGGACTTCGCTGCCAGAAAGCACAAGGCGCAGCGGCGGAAGGACCCCGAGGGCACCCCCTACATCAACCACCCCATCG GCGTAGCCAGGATCTTGGCCCACGAGGCTGGTGTGACAGACCTTGTCGTGCTGCAG GCCGCCCTCCTGCACGACACGGTGGAGGACACAGACACCACCTTCTCCGAGATCGAGGAGCAGTTCGGGGAGGAGGTCCGGCGTGTCGTGGAGGAGGTGACTGATGACAAGACCCTGCCCAAGATGGAGCGAAAGCGGCTGCAGGTCGAGCACGCgccaggcagcagcccccaggccaaGCTGGTCAAGCTCGCCGACAAGCTCTACAACCTGCGAGACCTAAACCGCTGCACCCCGGAAG GGTGGTCGTCGGAGCGGGTGCAGGAGTACTTCCGATGGGCGGCGCGGGTGGTGGCCGGTCTCCGCGGGACGAGCCCGCCGCTGGAGATGGCGCTGCAGCGGCTCTTCGAGGAGCGCGGCCTGGCCCTGTGA